Proteins encoded together in one Onychomys torridus chromosome 1, mOncTor1.1, whole genome shotgun sequence window:
- the Cadm4 gene encoding cell adhesion molecule 4, with product MGRARRFQWPLLLLWAAAAGPGTGQEVQTENVTVAEGGVAEITCRLHQYDGSIVVIQNPARQTLFFNGTRALKDERFQLEEFSPRRVRIRLSDARLEDEGGYFCQLYTEDTHHQIATLTVLVAPENPVVEVREQAVEGGEVELSCLVPRSRPAAVLRWYRDRKELKGVSSGQENGKVWSVASTVRFRVDRKDDGGIVICEAQNQALPSGHSKQTQYVLDVQYSPTARIHASQAVVREGDTLVLTCAVTGNPRPSQIRWNRGNESLPERAEAVGETLTLPGLVSADNGTYTCEAANKHGHARALYVLVVYDPGAVVEAQTSVPYAIVGGILALLVFLIICVLVGMVWCSVRQKGSYLTHEASGLDEQGEAREAFLNGSDGHKRKEEFFI from the exons aTGGGCCGGGCCCGGCGCTTCCAGTggccgctgctgctgctgtgggcgGCCGCGGCGGGGCCAG GAACGGGACAGGAAGTGCAGACAGAGAATGTGACAGTGGCTGAGGGTGGGGTGGCTGAGATCACCTGCCGTCTGCATCAGTATGATGGGTCCATAGTTGTCATCCAGAACCCAGCCCGGCAGACCCTCTTTTTCAATGGCACCCGAG CTCTAAAGGACGAGCGATTCCAGCTGGAGGAATTCTCCCCGCGTCGAGTGCGCATCCGGCTCTCCGACGCCCGCCTGGAAGACGAGGGGGGCTACTTCTGCCAGCTCTACACGGAGGACACCCACCACCAGATCGCCACGCTCACTGTCCTAG TGGCTCCGGAGAATCCTGTGGTGGAGGTCCGAGAGCAAGCGGTGGAGGGCGGCGAGGTGGAACTCAGCTGCCTGGTTCCGCGGTCGCGCCCCGCAGCGGTTCTGCGCTGGTACCGCGATCGCAAGGAGCTGAAAG GAGTGAGCAGTGGCCAGGAGAACGGCAAGGTGTGGAGCGTGGCGAGCACCGTGCGGTTCCGTGTGGACCGCAAGGACGACGGCGGTATCGTCATCTGTGAGGCGCAGAACCAGGCGCTGCCCTCGGGACACAGCAAGCAGACGCAGTACGTGCTGGATGTGCAGT ACTCCCCCACGGCGCGGATCCATGCCTCTCAAGCTGTAGTGAGGGAGGGAGACACGCTGGTGCTGACGTGTGCTGTCACGGGGAACCCCAG GCCAAGCCAGATCCGCTGGAACCGGGGGAATGAGTCTCTGCCGGAGAGAGCGGAGGCGGTGGGTGAGACGCTCACCCTGCCGGGCCTGGTGTCTGCAGATAACGGCACCTACACCTGCGAGGCGGCAAACAAGCACGGCCACGCGAGGGCGCTCTACGTGCTTGTGGTCTACG ACCCCGGCGCAGTGGTGGAGGCCCAGACATCGGTTCCCTACGCCATTGTGGGCGGCATCCTGGCGCTACTAGTGTTTCTGATCATCTGTGTGCTAGTGGGCATGGTGTGGTGCTCCGTCCGACAGAAGG GCTCCTATCTGACCCACGAGGCCAGCGGCTTGGACGAGCAGGGAGAAGCCAGAGAAGCCTTCCTCAACGGCAGTGACGGACATAAGCGGAAAGAAGAATTCTTCatctga